The following nucleotide sequence is from bacterium.
GCATTTTTTGAATAAAATCTTGCTTTTATGCCTGATATTTATCGCTTTGGAGGTGTCCATTATGGCGAATACATCGGAAGTTGAGAAGGCGGAAATCACTGTCAATTTAAAGGAGAGAATCGGTTCATTAAATATGAGCAAAGTAGCTTCTTTGGGGCAGGGAGGCTTCTGGGATGAACCCATTTGGGAGGACAGAATTGAGGAAATCCGCGCCCTGCGTCCCGCTATAATTCGCCTCTTCATTCAGGAATATTTTCATCTCCTGCCTCAACCCGGTAAATATGATTTCAGCAAGTTAGACCGCTACATTGAGGCAATCCTCAAAACGGGAGCTAAACCCTTGATGTGTATTACTATCAAGCCGAGGGCGCTTTATCCTGAAATCAATCATGATATAGTTGAGCCAAATGATTGGGAAGAATGGAAGCGACTTATTTTCAATTTAGTGAAGCATTATAAGGATAAGAAGGCGGGAATTCGCTATTGGGAAATATCAAATGAGCCCGATTTAGGTGAGGGAGGAGGTTGTCCCTATCGCTTTAAACCGGAGGAGTATATTCGCTATTATAGGGAAACAGCAGAGGCGATTCTCAAAGCCGACTCATCTGCCCTGGTCGGTGGACCAGCCCTTGCCTATGTGGGTTCTCCTATTCTTACTACCCTCCTCGAACATTGCGATAAGGAGAATATCCCTATTCATTTCGTCTCCTGGCACATCTACACGAACGACCCCCTGAAAATCAGGGAGACGATTGAATATGTAAGAGGGTTGTTGGGAAAATATCCTCGGCTGGAGTTGGAAACAATTCTTGATGAGTGGAATATGGATTTGGGAGCTCCCTCTCACGACCCGAGATTCCAACCCTGTTTCGTCGCGGAGGCAATCTATCAGATGGTCTTGGCTGGTCTTGACTACTCCTGTTATTATCACATCAGAGACTACAAAGTCAATAGTGAGAAATTAGCCGATTTTATGTCTCCCGAGGGGATTAAGAATATCATTCGCTTTTGGAACGAGGGTGATGTTCGCCTTGGGCTTTACGATTTTGATAATCGTAGACGTCCCGTCTATTTCACCTTCAAGCTT
It contains:
- a CDS encoding beta-galactosidase is translated as MANTSEVEKAEITVNLKERIGSLNMSKVASLGQGGFWDEPIWEDRIEEIRALRPAIIRLFIQEYFHLLPQPGKYDFSKLDRYIEAILKTGAKPLMCITIKPRALYPEINHDIVEPNDWEEWKRLIFNLVKHYKDKKAGIRYWEISNEPDLGEGGGCPYRFKPEEYIRYYRETAEAILKADSSALVGGPALAYVGSPILTTLLEHCDKENIPIHFVSWHIYTNDPLKIRETIEYVRGLLGKYPRLELETILDEWNMDLGAPSHDPRFQPCFVAEAIYQMVLAGLDYSCYYHIRDYKVNSEKLADFMSPEGIKNIIRFWNEGDVRLGLYDFDNRRRPVYFTFKLLSEMSGERLELISNHPQVHGFATYDEKEKSYKLMLWNFSEQPITCEIKWRGFENNVRLKHIVLEAEGEGMLREEGGGILSEENDEVKANFEPYAVHFWSLEMEKR